The proteins below come from a single Necator americanus strain Aroian chromosome V, whole genome shotgun sequence genomic window:
- a CDS encoding hypothetical protein (NECATOR_CHRV.G18489.T1), whose product MYDRRRLNWIKFALHFAQITSLLTCTFVPVKYEFAALVHYEINLETQERCLMACYQDTACTFVQYESSVCKIFKEGTNTQQPSAATFQIYREQEGSSCYSSLKIGKEVTFKTIQAKPTDTSIICNTGPNAPIIIRMYKYQGIRFYSTDSSGFLPDGSPPDRKLWLTKNPEPQCTAVPVFLQANHRRLFFGNVYNTTGYYFLNGYVYAEYCVSSSGNCCGAYEFREYILDSENYVYRTTDEKTLQPSNFGQTFFMAGFGDHPDWIQP is encoded by the exons ATGTACGATAGAAGAAGACTGAACTGGATCAAATTTGCTCTGCATTTTGCACAG ATTACATCCCTACTCACATGCACTTTCGTTCCAGTGAAATACGAGTTCGCAGCCCTTGTGCATTACGAGATTAACCTCGAAACACAGGAAAGATGCTTGATGGCCTGCTATCAAGATACTGCCTGCACTTTTGTACAATACGAAAGT AGTGTGTGCAAGATCTTCAAGGAGGGGACTAACACCCAGCAACCCAGCGCTGcaacatttcaaatttataGGGAACAGGAAGGTTCCTCTTGTTATTCAAGTTTGAAGATTGGAAAAGAAGTGACTTTCAAGACCATTCAAGCCAAGCCCACTGATACCAGCATAATATGCAACACTGGCCCGAATGCTCCGATTATTATTCGTATGTACAAATACCAGGGTATCCGCTTCTATTCAACTGATTCCTCCGGATTCCTTCCAGATGGAAGCCCGCCGGATCGCAA ATTATGGCTCACGAAAAATCCGGAACCGCAATGCACAGCTGTACCTGTATTTCTTCAAGCCA atCACCGTCGATTGTTCTTCGGAAACGTGTACAACACCACCGGGTACTACTTCCTCAACGGTTACGTTTATGCAGAGTACTGCGTGTCCAGTTCAGGAAACTGCTGTGGAGCATATGAGTTTCGGGAGTATATCCTTGATTCGGAAAATTATGTGTACCGCACTACAGATGA